The following are encoded in a window of Alphaproteobacteria bacterium genomic DNA:
- a CDS encoding DUF202 domain-containing protein, whose product MSRPPALPNDLAAVRTILAADRTLMAWIRTSLAMLGFGFAIYKFLDGMVLEGILERTQSPRRVALVLCAMGIASILFGTISYWMTLRDVSRVEPFRLIRLVLIMALIMSAASLLIFAGILERLV is encoded by the coding sequence ATGAGCCGTCCGCCGGCATTGCCCAACGACCTCGCCGCAGTGCGGACGATCCTGGCCGCCGACCGCACGCTGATGGCCTGGATCCGCACGTCGCTGGCGATGCTCGGCTTCGGCTTCGCGATCTACAAGTTCCTCGATGGAATGGTCCTGGAAGGCATTCTCGAGCGGACGCAAAGCCCGCGCCGGGTCGCGCTCGTCCTCTGCGCGATGGGAATCGCGTCCATCCTGTTCGGCACAATCAGTTATTGGATGACGTTGCGCGACGTCAGCCGCGTGGAGCCCTTCCGGCTCATCCGGCTCGTTCTGATCATGGCCCTGATAATGTCGGCGGCGAGCCTTCTGATCTTCGCCGGAATCCTTGAGCGGCTCGTCTGA
- the cysE gene encoding serine O-acetyltransferase: MASALLAYLDSVKARDPAPRSRWEILLYPGVWALLYHRIAHWLYKGGLFFLARLVNHWSRMLTAIDIHPGAEIGRNFFIDHGFVVIGETATVGDDVTIYQQVTLGGTNPTDGTPGKRHPTIGDGVIIGSGAQVLGPIHVGARARIGANAVVTRDVPPGATMVGIPARSTLVMAEQSSKAFLPYGTPCTDTLDPATQKLEILQCEVEQLRARLAELIDAQGGIEGRASKGRKVSNRSGA, translated from the coding sequence ATGGCATCGGCCCTTCTGGCCTATCTGGACTCGGTCAAGGCGCGCGATCCCGCGCCTCGGTCCCGCTGGGAAATCCTGCTCTATCCGGGCGTCTGGGCGCTGCTCTACCACCGCATCGCGCACTGGCTCTACAAGGGCGGCCTGTTCTTCCTCGCCCGGCTGGTCAATCACTGGTCGCGGATGCTGACCGCGATCGACATCCATCCGGGCGCCGAGATCGGCCGCAATTTCTTCATCGATCACGGCTTCGTGGTGATCGGCGAAACCGCGACGGTCGGCGACGACGTCACCATCTATCAGCAGGTCACGCTCGGCGGCACCAACCCGACCGACGGGACGCCGGGCAAGCGCCACCCGACCATCGGCGACGGAGTCATCATCGGCTCGGGCGCTCAGGTGCTCGGCCCGATCCATGTCGGCGCGCGCGCCCGGATCGGCGCCAATGCGGTGGTGACCAGGGACGTGCCGCCCGGAGCGACGATGGTCGGCATTCCGGCGCGCTCCACCCTGGTCATGGCGGAGCAGAGCTCGAAAGCCTTCCTGCCCTACGGCACGCCGTGCACCGACACTCTCGATCCGGCGACTCAGAAGCTCGAGATCCTCCAGTGCGAGGTCGAGCAGCTGCGCGCCCGGCTCGCCGAGCTGATCGACGCGCAGGGCGGCATCGAAGGGAGGGCGTCCAAGGGACGCAAGGTCAGCAACCGGAGCGGCGCCTGA
- a CDS encoding ATPase, translated as MPAETVPAGPAPTPLPPAGDLLNSVTDPMLLVRDRRVLIANRAAKDLLGDHIEGSDVRLAIRHPAATERLGDHGQREEAFELISLGESGGQWELAVTPLPDGSRTVRLRDHSQVRAAEQMRVNFVANASHELRTPLATLLGFLETLEDEAAGGDAATRNRFLAIMSGEAKRMRDLIDDLMSLSRIEADRYALPGETVALAPIVAEVVAGHDVAVDDRVPGAAVRGDRGELAQMLSNLVVNAIKYGREGTPVRIRLEAAQGECVRLSVADEGEGIAAEHIPRLTERFYRVDAGRSRQVGGTGLGLAIVKHIVLRHRGRLDIASEPGVGTTVSVYLPLAEGLSSKSHPDATQAIPS; from the coding sequence ATGCCTGCGGAGACCGTGCCTGCCGGGCCCGCCCCGACGCCCCTTCCCCCCGCCGGCGACCTTCTGAACTCGGTCACCGATCCGATGCTGCTCGTGCGCGACCGCCGCGTGCTGATCGCCAACCGCGCGGCCAAGGACCTGCTGGGCGACCATATCGAAGGATCGGACGTCCGCCTCGCCATTCGCCACCCCGCTGCGACCGAGCGGCTTGGAGATCACGGCCAGCGGGAAGAGGCGTTCGAGCTGATCAGCCTCGGCGAGTCGGGCGGGCAATGGGAGCTGGCGGTAACGCCGCTTCCCGACGGCAGCCGCACGGTGAGGCTGCGCGACCACAGCCAGGTCAGGGCGGCGGAGCAGATGCGCGTCAACTTCGTCGCCAATGCGAGCCATGAGCTCAGGACCCCGCTGGCGACCTTGCTCGGGTTTCTCGAGACGCTCGAGGACGAGGCGGCGGGCGGCGATGCGGCGACCCGCAACCGCTTCCTCGCCATTATGTCCGGCGAGGCGAAGCGCATGCGCGACCTGATCGACGATCTGATGTCCCTCTCGCGGATCGAGGCCGACCGTTACGCGCTGCCAGGTGAGACGGTCGCGCTCGCGCCGATCGTCGCGGAGGTCGTCGCAGGGCACGACGTCGCGGTCGACGATCGTGTGCCCGGCGCGGCGGTCCGCGGCGACCGCGGGGAGCTGGCGCAGATGCTGAGCAACCTCGTCGTCAACGCGATCAAATATGGCCGCGAGGGGACGCCTGTGCGAATTAGGCTGGAGGCGGCCCAGGGCGAATGCGTCCGCCTCAGCGTCGCCGACGAGGGCGAAGGCATCGCAGCGGAGCACATCCCTCGACTGACCGAGCGATTCTACCGCGTCGACGCTGGCCGCAGCCGCCAGGTCGGCGGGACGGGCCTCGGCCTCGCCATCGTCAAGCACATCGTGCTGCGCCATCGCGGCCGCCTCGATATCGCCAGCGAGCCCGGAGTCGGCACCACCGTCAGCGTCTACCTGCCGCTGGCGGAAGGCCTGTCATCAAAGAGTCATCCAGACGCCACACAAGCCATCCCGTCCTGA
- the phoB gene encoding phosphate regulon transcriptional regulatory protein PhoB has product MRPTSPRWSISRPPANISPTGRRARTRPRSGPTTLAARGRILLVEDDPALVALLTYHFEREDFEIRSTPDGEDALLIAREGPPDLVILDWMLEGLSGIEVCRRLRRGTETANVPIIMLTARGEEGDRIRGLETGADDYVTKPFSPRELVARVLAVLRRVRPALAGETLSYADIEMDLVAHRVKRGGRPLALGPTEFRLLRHFLEHPGRVFSRERLLDSVWGRDSDIELRTVDVHIRRLRQAINAGGMADIIRTVRSAGYALDLDRQA; this is encoded by the coding sequence ATGCGACCAACGTCGCCGAGATGGTCTATTTCGCGGCCACCGGCGAACATCTCGCCGACCGGCCGAAGGGCGCGGACACGACCGCGATCGGGGCCGACGACCTTGGCAGCTAGAGGCCGGATCCTGCTCGTCGAGGACGACCCGGCGCTGGTCGCGCTGCTGACCTATCATTTCGAGCGCGAGGACTTCGAGATCCGGAGCACGCCGGACGGCGAGGACGCGCTGCTGATCGCCCGCGAAGGGCCGCCCGATCTGGTGATCCTAGACTGGATGCTGGAAGGCCTGTCGGGGATCGAGGTCTGCCGCCGCCTCCGCCGCGGGACGGAGACGGCCAACGTGCCGATCATCATGCTCACGGCGCGTGGCGAGGAGGGCGACCGAATCCGCGGCCTCGAAACCGGCGCCGACGATTATGTGACCAAGCCCTTCTCCCCGCGCGAGCTGGTGGCGCGCGTGCTCGCCGTGCTTCGCCGGGTCCGCCCAGCGCTCGCCGGAGAAACCCTGTCCTACGCGGACATCGAGATGGACCTCGTCGCCCACCGGGTGAAACGCGGTGGCCGCCCCCTCGCGCTCGGGCCCACCGAATTTCGCCTATTGCGCCATTTTCTCGAACATCCGGGCCGCGTCTTCTCGCGCGAGCGGCTGCTCGATTCCGTCTGGGGCCGCGACAGCGACATCGAGCTGCGCACCGTCGACGTCCACATCCGTCGCCTCCGGCAGGCGATCAATGCGGGCGGGATGGCGGACATCATTCGAACGGTCCGGTCGGCCGGATACGCGCTCGACCTCGATCGGCAGGCATGA
- a CDS encoding DUF2794 domain-containing protein: MGTVLPFPQQGSGGREETVGFDRGELKRIVDLYGRMVAAGQWKDYAIAFEPGAAAFCAFRRSSERPECRIEKRPALQDRQGMWALIGEAGQVLKRGRDLGPVLAPIERRLLKVVSG, encoded by the coding sequence ATGGGCACGGTCCTCCCGTTTCCGCAGCAGGGCTCGGGAGGGCGCGAAGAGACGGTCGGTTTCGACCGCGGCGAATTGAAGCGAATCGTCGACCTTTACGGCCGGATGGTCGCAGCCGGCCAGTGGAAGGACTATGCCATCGCCTTCGAGCCGGGCGCCGCCGCCTTCTGCGCCTTCCGCCGAAGCTCCGAGCGCCCCGAATGCCGGATCGAGAAGCGCCCCGCCCTTCAGGACCGGCAGGGCATGTGGGCGCTGATCGGCGAGGCGGGCCAAGTGCTGAAGCGCGGCCGCGACCTCGGCCCGGTCCTCGCGCCGATCGAGCGGCGCCTGCTCAAGGTCGTATCCGGCTGA
- a CDS encoding DUF885 family protein, producing MDRRNFLASAGAASAIALLAGLPTGLLAQGAATAPAGASDAALSALMDRIFAYFMENNPEFATQLGLDTGPRAGLRSKLGDYSPAARAHDLAAFRRFKGEMDAIPRAGLSERSRLHYDTLGAINGIALEGLERFDYGNNGFGYSPYVISQQDGAYQGVPDFLDRAQPLANAADGEAYLARIAAFATALDQNSEKQRQDAAKGVFAPSFVLDTTLAQLRALRDHPAGESVLVSSLARKAGQAHLGGEYATRAEAIVSGQVYPALDRQIALVTELRGRATDAAGVGRLPNGEDYYAAAVRAATTTNLTPEEVHQLGLAQVAEISGRINTILDRQGVAAGDTGARLTALGNDPAQLYPNTDEGRATLLADLNRQLDHIRPLLPRAFATLPQAELQVVRVPAFIQDGAPNGYYNSAPLDHSRPALYYINLKDTHDWPKYGLPTLTHHEGLPGHHLQISLAQESRDTPMLLKLSPFGAYTEGWALYSEQLAEELGVYEGNPLGTVGYLQSLLFRAARLVVDTGIHHKGWGRAQATDYMVRTTGFPVPRTQREIDRYCVAPGQACSYKVGHTVWTRVRANAQQALGSRFDLKEFHQILLKGALPLTILEQEVNRWVETRRA from the coding sequence ATGGATAGACGAAATTTCCTCGCGTCGGCCGGCGCGGCCTCGGCGATCGCATTGCTCGCCGGTCTCCCGACCGGGCTTCTGGCCCAAGGCGCGGCGACCGCGCCCGCGGGCGCCTCCGATGCGGCGCTCTCGGCGCTGATGGACCGCATCTTCGCATATTTCATGGAGAACAATCCGGAGTTCGCGACCCAGCTCGGGCTCGACACCGGTCCGCGCGCCGGGCTGCGCAGCAAGCTCGGCGACTATTCGCCGGCCGCGCGCGCGCACGATCTCGCCGCCTTCCGCCGCTTCAAGGGCGAGATGGATGCGATCCCGCGCGCCGGTCTCTCGGAGCGCAGCCGGCTGCACTACGACACGCTCGGGGCGATCAACGGCATCGCGCTCGAGGGGTTGGAGCGGTTCGACTACGGCAATAACGGCTTCGGCTATTCGCCTTACGTGATCAGCCAGCAGGACGGCGCCTATCAGGGCGTCCCCGACTTTCTCGATCGCGCCCAGCCGCTCGCCAACGCCGCGGACGGCGAGGCCTATCTGGCCCGAATCGCGGCCTTCGCCACCGCCCTCGACCAGAATAGCGAGAAGCAGCGCCAGGACGCCGCGAAGGGCGTCTTCGCCCCGTCCTTCGTGCTCGATACGACGCTCGCCCAGCTGCGCGCGCTGCGCGATCATCCGGCGGGGGAGAGCGTGCTGGTCAGCTCGCTGGCGCGCAAGGCGGGCCAGGCCCATCTGGGCGGCGAATATGCCACCCGGGCCGAGGCGATCGTCTCCGGCCAGGTCTACCCGGCGCTCGACCGGCAGATCGCGCTTGTCACCGAGCTGCGCGGCCGGGCCACCGACGCCGCGGGCGTCGGCCGCCTGCCGAACGGGGAGGACTATTACGCGGCCGCTGTCCGCGCCGCGACCACCACCAACCTCACGCCGGAGGAAGTGCACCAGCTCGGCCTCGCCCAGGTCGCGGAGATCAGCGGGCGGATCAATACGATCCTCGACCGCCAGGGAGTCGCAGCCGGAGACACCGGCGCCCGCCTGACCGCGCTCGGCAACGATCCGGCCCAGCTCTATCCGAACACCGACGAGGGCAGGGCGACGCTCCTCGCCGATCTGAACCGCCAGCTCGATCATATCCGCCCGCTGCTGCCGCGCGCCTTCGCCACCCTGCCGCAGGCCGAGCTCCAGGTCGTGCGGGTCCCCGCATTCATCCAGGACGGCGCGCCCAACGGCTATTACAACAGCGCTCCGCTCGATCATTCGCGGCCGGCGCTCTACTACATCAACCTCAAGGACACGCACGACTGGCCGAAATACGGGCTGCCGACGCTGACCCACCATGAGGGCCTGCCCGGGCACCATCTCCAGATCAGCCTCGCGCAGGAAAGCCGCGACACGCCCATGCTGCTCAAGCTGTCGCCCTTCGGCGCCTATACCGAAGGCTGGGCGCTCTATTCCGAGCAGCTCGCCGAGGAGCTCGGAGTCTATGAGGGCAATCCGCTCGGCACGGTCGGCTATCTTCAGTCCCTGCTGTTCCGCGCCGCGCGGCTCGTGGTCGACACCGGCATCCACCACAAGGGCTGGGGCCGAGCCCAGGCGACCGACTACATGGTCCGCACGACCGGCTTCCCGGTACCGCGCACGCAGCGCGAGATCGACCGCTATTGCGTCGCTCCCGGGCAGGCGTGCAGCTACAAGGTCGGCCACACCGTTTGGACCCGGGTGCGCGCCAACGCGCAGCAGGCGCTGGGCAGCCGCTTCGATCTCAAGGAATTCCACCAGATCCTGCTCAAGGGAGCCTTGCCGCTCACCATCCTCGAGCAGGAAGTGAACCGCTGGGTCGAAACCCGGCGCGCCTGA
- the phoU gene encoding phosphate signaling complex protein PhoU, which yields MATIGHTIKAFDAELDTLRGTICEMGGLAETAIQGAMQALVRRDQEAAAAVVKRDKRIDELEFEIERQAVQIIALRAPMADDLREVVAALKIAGIVERIGDYAKNIAKRVPSIEDSKIRPLSLLPEMARIAGEMLRDVLDAFAARDAAKAAMVCERDAAVDDFYNSIFRSLLTHMMENPHNITPATHLLFVAKNLERIGDHATNVAEMVYFAATGEHLADRPKGADTTAIGADDLGS from the coding sequence ATGGCGACGATCGGCCACACGATCAAGGCGTTCGACGCGGAGCTCGACACTCTGCGCGGCACGATCTGCGAGATGGGCGGTCTCGCCGAAACCGCGATCCAGGGCGCGATGCAGGCGCTCGTCCGCCGCGACCAGGAGGCGGCGGCAGCCGTCGTGAAGCGCGACAAGAGGATCGACGAGCTGGAGTTCGAGATCGAGCGCCAGGCGGTCCAGATCATCGCCCTGCGCGCGCCGATGGCCGACGACCTGCGCGAGGTCGTCGCCGCGCTCAAGATCGCCGGGATCGTCGAGCGAATTGGCGATTATGCCAAGAACATCGCCAAGCGCGTCCCGAGCATCGAGGACAGCAAGATCAGGCCGCTGTCGCTGCTTCCCGAAATGGCGCGGATCGCCGGCGAGATGCTGCGCGACGTGCTCGACGCCTTCGCCGCGCGCGACGCCGCCAAGGCCGCCATGGTGTGCGAGCGCGACGCCGCGGTGGACGATTTCTACAATTCGATCTTCCGCTCGCTGCTGACTCACATGATGGAGAACCCGCACAACATCACGCCTGCCACCCACCTGCTGTTCGTCGCCAAGAATCTGGAGCGGATCGGCGATCATGCGACCAACGTCGCCGAGATGGTCTATTTCGCGGCCACCGGCGAACATCTCGCCGACCGGCCGAAGGGCGCGGACACGACCGCGATCGGGGCCGACGACCTTGGCAGCTAG
- the pstC gene encoding phosphate ABC transporter permease subunit PstC: protein MTTTTIALLLLGFGLIAWLAGRAKARAFLGPDRARPHSLPSYHGWYAALFAAVPAIVFLVVWGQVSGGLIYQQVMASPQATALPSFAMQRSAILGEAYALATGAATAAFNPQARALAPVYAQAISFYAWIGLAVAALIAFAGGAFAYTRISPAFRARTRVERMVMGLLLGASLIAVLTTLGIVVSLLFESLRFFGFVSPLEFLTGLKWSPQMAIRADQAGSSGAFGAIPLFWGTIFIGAIIAMIVAIPLGLMSAIYLTQYASPRLRAWMKPLLEILAGVPTVVYGYFAALTVAPAIRDLGLSLGIPASSESALAAGLVMGIMIIPFVSSMADDSLAAVPQAMRDGSLAMGATRSETIKKVLVPAALPGVVGGVLLAVSRAIGETMIVVMAAGLAANLTANPFASVTTVTTQIVQLLTGDQEFDSPKTLAAFALGLVLFLITLTLNIVALRVVKKYREAYE from the coding sequence GTGACCACGACGACCATAGCGCTGCTGTTGCTGGGCTTCGGGCTTATCGCCTGGCTGGCGGGGCGCGCCAAAGCGCGGGCGTTCCTGGGGCCGGACCGCGCCCGGCCCCATTCGCTGCCAAGCTATCATGGCTGGTATGCGGCCCTGTTCGCGGCCGTCCCGGCGATCGTCTTCCTGGTCGTCTGGGGCCAGGTGTCGGGAGGGCTGATCTATCAGCAGGTGATGGCCAGCCCGCAGGCGACGGCGCTGCCGAGCTTCGCCATGCAGCGCTCGGCGATCCTCGGCGAGGCCTATGCGCTCGCCACCGGCGCAGCGACCGCAGCCTTCAACCCGCAGGCGCGCGCCCTCGCGCCGGTCTACGCGCAGGCGATCTCTTTCTATGCCTGGATCGGCTTGGCTGTCGCGGCCCTGATCGCCTTCGCCGGCGGCGCCTTCGCCTACACCCGCATTTCCCCCGCATTCCGCGCGCGCACGCGCGTCGAGCGAATGGTGATGGGGCTGCTGCTGGGGGCGTCGCTGATCGCGGTTCTGACGACTCTCGGCATCGTCGTCTCGCTCCTGTTCGAAAGCCTGCGATTCTTCGGCTTCGTCTCGCCGCTCGAATTCCTGACGGGCCTCAAGTGGAGCCCGCAAATGGCGATCCGCGCCGATCAGGCCGGATCGTCCGGAGCGTTCGGCGCCATCCCGCTCTTCTGGGGGACGATCTTCATCGGCGCGATCATTGCAATGATCGTCGCCATTCCGCTGGGGCTGATGAGCGCGATCTACCTGACCCAATATGCGAGTCCCCGCCTGCGCGCCTGGATGAAGCCCTTGCTGGAGATCCTCGCCGGAGTGCCGACGGTCGTCTACGGCTATTTCGCGGCGCTGACGGTGGCGCCGGCCATTCGCGACCTCGGCCTCTCCCTCGGCATTCCGGCCTCGAGCGAATCGGCGCTTGCGGCAGGCCTGGTCATGGGCATCATGATCATCCCGTTCGTCTCCTCGATGGCCGACGACAGCCTCGCCGCGGTGCCGCAGGCGATGCGCGACGGCAGCCTGGCGATGGGCGCGACCCGCAGCGAGACGATCAAGAAGGTGCTCGTGCCCGCCGCCTTGCCCGGAGTGGTCGGCGGCGTGCTGCTCGCCGTCAGCCGGGCGATCGGCGAGACGATGATCGTGGTGATGGCGGCGGGGCTCGCCGCAAACCTCACCGCCAACCCCTTCGCCAGCGTAACCACGGTGACGACCCAGATCGTCCAGCTGCTGACCGGGGACCAGGAGTTCGACAGCCCGAAGACGCTCGCCGCCTTCGCCCTCGGCCTCGTCCTGTTCCTGATCACGCTCACGCTCAACATCGTCGCGCTTCGCGTTGTGAAGAAATATCGCGAAGCCTATGAGTGA
- a CDS encoding phosphate ABC transporter ATP-binding protein, whose amino-acid sequence MTDLRSIAAEEAGPAEGAVKMTARGVSVFYGDKKAIDDVSIDVGREHVTAFIGPSGCGKSTFLRCLNRMNDTIPSARVEGRIALDGEDIYASSMDVVQLRARVGMVFQKPNPFPKSIYENVAYGPRIHGLASGKSEMDRIVERSLRRAGLWEEVKDRLAESGTALSGGQQQRLCIARAIAVDPEVILMDEPCSALDPIATAKIEELIHELRGRYAIVIVTHNMQQAARVSQRTAFFHLGSLVEYGETSDIFTNPRATRTKDYITGRYG is encoded by the coding sequence ATGACGGACCTTCGCTCCATTGCCGCAGAGGAAGCGGGCCCCGCCGAGGGCGCGGTGAAGATGACCGCGCGCGGCGTTTCCGTCTTCTACGGCGACAAGAAAGCGATCGACGACGTCTCGATCGACGTCGGCCGCGAGCACGTGACGGCGTTTATCGGCCCCTCGGGCTGCGGCAAATCGACCTTTCTTCGCTGCCTCAACCGGATGAACGACACGATTCCCTCGGCGCGGGTCGAGGGGCGGATCGCGCTCGACGGAGAGGACATCTACGCCTCGTCGATGGACGTCGTACAGCTTCGCGCCCGGGTCGGCATGGTGTTCCAGAAGCCGAACCCCTTCCCGAAGTCGATCTACGAGAACGTCGCCTATGGGCCCCGAATCCACGGGCTCGCCTCGGGCAAGAGCGAGATGGACCGGATCGTCGAGCGCTCGCTGCGACGCGCGGGCCTTTGGGAGGAGGTCAAGGACCGCCTGGCGGAGAGCGGTACCGCGCTTTCCGGCGGCCAGCAGCAGCGGCTGTGCATCGCCCGGGCGATCGCCGTCGATCCCGAGGTGATCCTGATGGACGAGCCCTGCTCTGCGCTCGATCCGATCGCCACCGCCAAGATCGAGGAGCTGATCCACGAGCTTCGCGGCCGCTATGCGATCGTGATCGTCACCCACAACATGCAGCAAGCGGCCCGAGTCTCCCAGCGCACCGCCTTCTTCCACCTCGGGAGCCTCGTCGAATATGGCGAGACCTCGGATATCTTCACCAATCCCAGGGCGACCCGCACCAAGGATTACATCACCGGCCGCTACGGCTGA
- the pstA gene encoding phosphate ABC transporter permease PstA, producing the protein MSDPTLEAAAGPAPTDWSGSAIQRRIRRRYAAERRFRLAGLAAILISAGFLAFLLGNMLMNGLGGFVENGGIDWGFFTGADATEPVRVGIWGAFKGSLLTMIVTLLLAFPVGVLSAVYLEEYAPRNRWTDMIEVSINNLAAVPSIIFGLLGLAVFLNTWHLPRSAPLVGGLTLALMTMPVIVIAGRNAIKAVPPSIRDAALGIGASRIQVVFHHVLPLALPGILTGTIIGMARALGETAPLLMIGMRAFIAAPPGGFEQPATALPVQIFLWSDEVSRGFVEKTSAAIIVLLVFLLAMNGIAIYLRNKFEKRW; encoded by the coding sequence ATGAGTGACCCGACCCTCGAAGCGGCGGCCGGCCCGGCGCCGACCGACTGGAGCGGCAGCGCGATCCAGCGGCGAATCCGCCGCCGCTACGCGGCCGAGCGGCGTTTCCGGCTGGCCGGGCTCGCGGCGATCCTCATCTCCGCGGGCTTCCTCGCCTTCCTGCTCGGCAACATGCTGATGAACGGCCTTGGCGGTTTTGTCGAGAATGGCGGCATCGACTGGGGATTCTTCACCGGGGCCGACGCGACCGAACCCGTGCGAGTCGGGATCTGGGGGGCGTTCAAGGGCTCCCTGCTGACGATGATCGTCACGCTTCTGCTCGCCTTCCCGGTCGGCGTGCTTTCGGCGGTCTATCTCGAAGAATATGCGCCCCGGAACCGCTGGACCGACATGATCGAGGTTTCGATCAACAATCTCGCCGCGGTGCCCTCGATCATCTTCGGCCTGCTGGGGCTCGCGGTCTTCCTCAACACCTGGCACCTGCCGCGCTCGGCGCCGCTGGTCGGCGGGCTGACGCTGGCGCTGATGACCATGCCGGTGATCGTCATCGCGGGACGCAACGCGATCAAGGCGGTGCCGCCTTCGATCCGCGACGCGGCGCTCGGCATCGGCGCGAGCCGGATCCAGGTCGTCTTCCACCACGTCTTGCCGCTGGCGCTGCCCGGAATCCTCACCGGCACGATCATCGGCATGGCCCGAGCGCTCGGCGAGACGGCACCGCTTCTGATGATCGGAATGCGCGCGTTCATCGCCGCGCCTCCGGGCGGCTTCGAGCAGCCGGCGACCGCTTTGCCCGTGCAGATCTTTCTCTGGTCGGACGAGGTCAGCCGCGGCTTCGTCGAGAAGACCTCGGCGGCGATCATCGTCCTGCTCGTCTTCCTGCTCGCGATGAACGGCATCGCCATCTATCTTCGCAACAAATTCGAGAAACGCTGGTGA
- a CDS encoding phosphate ABC transporter substrate-binding protein, with translation MTILGAALALAGCGSPTGTGGETAPRQEIRIVGSSTLYPFTVAVAERFAQGSGGFRAPIVESTGTGAGLNLFCNGVGAQHPDIADASRRIKASEFQQCVHNGVRQIVEVPVGIDGLALIESSQRPTGFRLTPRDIYMALAANPFGRPQAAHSWHEVNPALPDVPIRVYGPPPTSGTRDSFAELILEKGCDSDPAMVALKSADSDRHKQVCTHIREDGAFIEAGENDNLLMQRVAENQGAIGVLGYSFLEENADRVRGIPIGGIAPTAETIQNFTYPGARRLYLYVKGEHFGAVPGLREFLAAYSQAWGPGGYLAQHGLIPLTDAERAASLAIVQNPTPITAEGLH, from the coding sequence ATGACGATCCTCGGCGCGGCCCTCGCGCTCGCCGGCTGCGGCAGCCCGACCGGCACAGGCGGCGAAACCGCCCCGCGGCAGGAAATTCGAATCGTCGGCTCCTCGACGCTCTACCCCTTCACCGTGGCGGTCGCGGAGCGATTCGCTCAAGGGAGCGGCGGCTTCCGCGCCCCCATCGTCGAATCGACCGGCACCGGTGCGGGCCTCAACCTGTTCTGCAACGGAGTCGGCGCTCAGCATCCCGACATCGCCGACGCGTCGCGGCGGATCAAGGCGAGCGAGTTCCAGCAGTGTGTCCATAACGGGGTGCGCCAGATCGTCGAGGTCCCCGTCGGAATCGACGGGCTCGCCCTGATCGAATCCTCGCAGCGGCCGACCGGCTTCCGCCTCACCCCGCGCGACATCTACATGGCGCTCGCCGCCAACCCGTTCGGCCGTCCTCAGGCGGCGCACAGCTGGCACGAGGTCAATCCTGCGCTGCCCGACGTCCCGATCCGGGTCTACGGCCCGCCGCCCACCTCCGGCACACGCGACAGCTTCGCCGAGCTGATCCTCGAAAAGGGCTGCGACAGCGATCCGGCGATGGTCGCGCTCAAGTCGGCCGATTCGGACCGCCACAAGCAGGTCTGCACGCATATCCGCGAGGACGGCGCATTCATCGAGGCCGGCGAGAACGACAATCTGCTGATGCAGCGGGTCGCCGAGAATCAGGGCGCGATCGGCGTTCTCGGCTATTCGTTCTTGGAGGAGAATGCGGATCGCGTGCGCGGCATTCCGATCGGCGGAATCGCTCCCACGGCGGAGACGATCCAGAACTTCACCTATCCCGGCGCGCGGCGGCTCTACCTTTACGTGAAGGGGGAGCATTTCGGCGCCGTTCCGGGCCTTCGCGAGTTCCTGGCCGCTTACTCGCAAGCCTGGGGACCGGGCGGCTATCTCGCCCAGCACGGCCTCATCCCGCTGACCGACGCCGAGCGCGCCGCGTCGCTCGCGATCGTGCAAAATCCGACGCCGATCACGGCCGAGGGGCTGCACTAG